Below is a genomic region from Brassica oleracea var. oleracea cultivar TO1000 chromosome C9, BOL, whole genome shotgun sequence.
CAAAACGTTCAAGACTATGGTTGAAAAAGAAACAAAAGAGACTATCGGAACTCTGAGAACAGACAGAGGAGGTGAATTTACATCAAACGAGTTCCGATCTTTCTGTGAAACCGCAGGCATCAATAGGCATCTTACTGCTCCGTATTCACCTCAACAAAACGGAGTGGTGGAGCGACGAAACAGAACCTTATTGGAGATGACAAGAAGTATTCTCAAACATATGAAAGTTCCAAATTACTTGTGGGGAGAAGGGGTAAGGCACGCTACCTATCTCATAAATAGAGTTGCAACAAGAGTCTTAAAGACACAAACACCCTACGAAGCTCTAAAGGGACGAAAGCCTACCATCGAGCATCTCAGAGTATTCGGCTGCATAGGATATGCCAAGATCGATACGCCTCACCTCAGAAAACTAGACGACAGAACAAGAGTTCTAGTACACTTGGGAACAGAACCAGGATCTAAAGCCTATAGGCTACTTGATCCTATGAATCGAAAGATAATCGTAAGCAGAAACGTCGTGTTTGATGAAAACAAAACGTGGAATTGGAATAACTCGACGAAGGAGGGTATGAATGAAGCGGGTACTTTCAAAATACAGTGTGGTGAGTATGGAAATAACGGCATAGAAGAAGAAGAAGATACAGAGAGCACTCAAGACAATGAGACAGTTTCAGAGGATGAAGAAGGGGAACAACAAGAACAGGTGGTGCCCGCTGATACAGAGCATACTCAACCTGAGCTAAGAAGGTCAATGCGTGTAAGCAAAAGACCTGGTTACCTGGAGGATTATGTGTTACTAGCTGAAATAGAAGGCGAAAGACTACTTCTGTTATTGAATGAAGAACCAAGCGATTATAGTGAAGCTGTAGAACAGAAAGTGTGGAGAGAAGCGTGTGATGATGAGATAACTAGTATCGTAAAGAACAACACATGGGACTTGGTAGACTTGCCTCCAGGAGCAAAAGCAATAGGGTTGAAGTGGATTTTCAAAATTAAAAGGAACTCAGATGGAACCATCAACAAACATAAATCAAGATTGGTCGCAAAAGGCTACATTCAACGTCACGGTATAGATTATGAAGAAGTCTTCGCCCCTGTAGCTCGCATTGAAACCGTACGCCTCATTATTTCTTTGGCTGCCTCAAATGGATGGCAAGTACATCATCTTGATGTTAAAACTGCTTTTTTACATGGAGACTTGAGAGAGAACGTGTATGTGAGCCAACCAGAAGGATATGAAGTTAAAGGAAGTGAGAGTAAGGTGTATAAGTTGAAGAAGGCTTTATACGGTCTGAAGCAAGCTCCTAGAGCATGGAATGAGAAGCTAAATAAAGCCCTTGGAGAGTTAAGGTTCGAGAAGTGTACTAAAGAGCCATCACTATACCGACTAAGGAAGGACGGGAGTCTATTGCTTGTCGCAGTCTATGTCGATGACCTGCTTATAACAGGATCTGGAATGGAGATGATCAATGAATTCAAGAGGGATATGTCATCAAAATTCGAGATGAGTGACCTTGGTCTTCTGACATATTATCTCGGTATTGAGGTACTGCAATATGATGGAGGAATCTCCTTGAGACAAGAAGGGTATGCGAAGAAGATATTGGAGGAGACTAACATGATCGAGTGTAATGCAACGCAATTTCCCATGGATGCTGGTCTGGTACTTTCGAAGTCACAAGAGGAGTCAAGCGTTGAAGAAAAAAACTATCGAAGGATTATAGGTTGTTTACGTTACTTGCTGCACACTCGACCTGACCTGTCTTATTGTGTTGGAGTGCTAAGCAGGTACATGCATTCGCCCAAGGAGTCACATTTGACGGCACTAAAGCAAGTTCTACGGTACGTGAAAGGGACTTACGCTTATGGCCTTGATTTCAAGAGAGCAGAGAATGCAACGCTGATAGGATACAGTGACAGTAGTCACAATGTGGATGTCGATGATGGAAGAAGCACAACAGGCCATATGTTCTATCTAAACGATTGCCTCATCACTTGGTGTTCGCAAAAGCAAGAAACCGTTGCACTTTCATCATGTGAAGCAGAATTCATGGCGGCCACTGAAGCTGCGAAACAGGTAATTTGGTTGCAAGAATTGTTAGCGAGATAACTGAGAAACCGTGTGAAAGGGTTGTGGTTCGAATCGACAACAAGTCAGCTATAGCTTTAACAAAAAATCCTGTCTTTCACGGGCGAAGCAAGCACATCCATAAACGATATCACTTCGTGAAGGAATGCATAGACAACGATCAAATGGAGGTAGAACATGTTGCAGGGACACTTCAGAAAGCTGACATTTTGACAAAAGCCTTGGGACGTATCAAGTTTAAAGAGATGAGAGAGCTGATTGGAGTAAAAGATTTGAGAAGTTATGATTTCAAGTTTAAGGGGATGATTGTTGGAGATAAACTTGAAGATAGCTTAGGATCTAAGTTTTGATTTTGTGTGTATTTCTCGTGTGAGAAATGTTGAAGCATATATGCTTGCGAAGAATGATCTGTCTTTATATTAACAACTGGTGGTTAAGGCTGATTTTACCCCCACACCTAACTAGTTTATGAATGTATGAATGATAACAAAAAAGTCGTTATTGTTACAAATGTTCTTAACAAAATATTTTGTCACAATATACTTATTTTTTTGTAGTGATTTTTTGTTATATATATTTAAAAAACACTATTGTTTGAATTGATCGTTCCAAATAACTTTGTAATTAGAAGTCTTAAAACGACATATATTACATGAACTTTCAATTCGGGGAACTTTCTAACAATTTGAAATGACATCTATACATCCCAAAGAGATAAATATTCAACTTTCGCTATGTGGGACTCATGAGGAACTTTCAATTATCCATTTAATTTATAGTCGGGAGAAATAAGTCTCGAACTTTGAATCCGGAGATATAGAATGAGACCATAGTTTAGAAAATATATAGTGTTATATTATAAATTTCATGGAAAATAGTTCGTCGGCCCTACCAAATATAGCGTAGATATACGTAAAAACCTTTATCATAAAAATATCTCACTATATTTATTATGTTTGGTTTCAGGTTATTTAATAATACTCTTTTTGGAACGACCGCCTCGATTTGGTTGAGTGTGCCAGTTATATGTTACCATCCTTTTTACATTCAAATAGTTTGTCATTTTTTTTCTTGAGAACTGCCAGAATCTGAAATCCCTAGTTGTAGTTTATATAAATCATAATTATGTTTTTCTCATATACATGAAGAGTTTATTGCTCATAGTTTCATAATTTTTGTTTCATTCTCTTTTTCTTTAAAAATGGAAAGATGATAGAAAATTCTTAATTGTTCGGAAAGATGAATCAAATCAGATTTATATATGTGTCTGAATGTTTGATATTCCGTGTTTTTAACGGTTTTAAACTCGTTTTGGAGCAATTAAATGGTCGGTTTTAATTAATGTTTTGGTCTATTTGATGCGTTTTGGTGTTCTTAAGTGTAATATGCAGGTTACTAGATAGCTTGAAAGAAAAGAACGCATTCGGGATTTATTCAGAAGCAAGATGGACCGAACAATGGACCGAATGAAGTATTGATCGCACAGGACGATAGATCGACCGATCCAGTCAATGTGGATCGACCGATCTTAAGCTTTCATGCTCTAGATCGACCGATCCGGTATATGTGGATCGACCGATCTAAGGCTCTACGGGCTCCACACGCACAAACGAGCTTTTCACTCCTTTTTACCCACTCCCCTCAATAATTCAAGAAAAGAACTCGACCTTTGAGACTCAGAAAAGACCAGGGGCGACCAAGGAGGAGATTTACAAGTTCTAGAGAGAGATTTGAGAGTTTTTGTTCATCTTTTGTGTGATTTGTGAAGATTTGTGAAGGAGTTCATCTCAAAACCATTTGGAGAAGATCTTCTGAACCTTTACTCTGTTTTAATACAATCTTATCATGTTTTCTTCATCAAAATCGTTTTGTTCTTGCTTAGTTATGTGTGAGTAGTCATCTAGTTGGGTTTAGGGGTTCTCATAGGGGATTTCTTGATGTTTTGATCCATAAAACGTGTGTAGACTAAGGGATTACGTTTTGGTTCTTCATCTAATGGATTTCTTACTGCTTGAACTGAATTGATCACTTAGTTCATGATTTCAGATTGTTTGATGCACCGAAAGTGATTGTTTGAACTTCCGAAAATACTTTAGATGAGCAAAGTGTCCTTAACCCTCGGAAGTTGATGTTATTGCGCTTTGTGAACATATTGAACATGTTCTTAATGCTTGTTTAGAAATTGAAACTCAGCGGAAGTTAGTGTGGAGATTTCTATAACATAGAGAATTAGCGCTACGGAAGTAGGTTAATTCTAATATCGTGTTTGAGTTCTAGACGGTTCTTAATATATCCCNNNATGATTCTCTGTAGCTATTAACTTGTCTGCAACTCTACGTGTGATCATCGGTCCCTGTGGATTCGATCCCGTATTACTACTGCGTACTTTACTGTGCACTTGCAGTTAGATAATCGGGTTAAAACTCGAGACATCAATGTTTGTTATCGTCTTTCAAACTTGTTGATCTTAACCCTAGACTCTTTGGATATGCTTCAGAGTTGGAGCTAGTAAGGTACTTTTTAATGAGCCTGACTCTCTTCATGAAACTCGATTATGTGAAGTTTATTACAATTGCAGTGTAACATTTATTAACTTTATTAACTTTATATTCTATATAGTTCTTTATATTCTCCAGTCTATTTTTTTATTAGTTGAAATGTGGTTAAGTATATAGATAATAATATTTTATTTAGAAAATATAAAAATTAAATAGTTTTTAATTTTGTGCACAAATTTAAAACGACAATTAAAACAAAACAGAAGAAATATGTCAAATTCTAGAAGTAAGCAATTTCATTTATTAGATTAATGAAATTTTATGCTAGTCAATGTAAATATGCTTTCTATTTCTTTGAAAATGTTATTTGTATATTTAATACCTTTTAAATATCACCATTTCTCTTCATATTAAAAATATTTAACTATAGTCAATTTTTAATTTTCTTTCTATGGCAATGTTATTTGTATATTTAGTATTTTAAAAAGGTCAAACTTTCTTCTTTTTTTTTTTTTTTGAAAAGGCTTGCAAGGTCAAACTTTCTTTCTTTCTTAATATTATCTGAACTTAGCTCATAAGTAATCCTGATAGAGTCATCCATAAAGCACAGCCAGAAACTTTTTTATCCAAAATATAGCAGAATTTAAACAAAAGAATTGCGCACACACACACACATATATATCAGACAAAGATATGAAAAAATCATGCTCATGATCGTGGAGGAAGAAGAAGAGGTTTAAGTCCCGTCGGCCATATTATGGTTCGGTTCTTTTTCTCTTCTTAAGTTTTAGTATAGTCTTCAGAAAACCTAGCCGGATCTTATTTGTTGCGGATTTTTCAGATTTGTTTCCCTCTCTTTCTTGTTCTTTAATTATGATTTTGGAATAATTTATCTTACCGTTTCCTCAATACGTCTTGATCGCTGTATAAGAATTTCTTTTGGTTCAGTTAAAAACTTTGCTTAGATTGCTTGGAAGACATGTTGTTCCTATTTCATCCAAAACCAGATAGTCCTTTCCATAAACTTCAAGTCTTACATTTTCTGATGCAGATTATATAGTTGTGTTTTAATTCGAAGAGAAACAAATGGTGGGTAGAAAGAAAAAAACCCAAGACTTGTGACAACGGTCGCATGAAGATAGGATAAGCCATTACCTTTGATATCTCACATCCTTACTCATCTTTCTACAAGTGATGTTCTTAGAACAAGTATTTTATCCAAAAGATGGATAAGTCTTTGGGAACGTGTTCCTGATTTGGACTTAGACTCTCGCTCCTTCTCCAGTTTCGATGCCTTAGTAAGATTTACCAACAGGTTATTGGATAAACACAAGTTATCATGGATACGCAAACTCAGATTAAATATTCGCACCCATGGTATTGACACATCTTATCTCACCCCTTGGATAGATGCTGCTGTCGCTCAAAATATTCAACATCTCGATGTTCATTTTGCATCCTTATTCATGGATCAAGTTCAGATACCTTTGAACTTGTATACATGTGCGACATTGGTACACTTACGTCTCTATGGGGCATGCATGGTTAATGCTCCGGAGGTTTTTTCCTTACCTTGTCTAAAGATCATGCAGTTAGAATATGTTAACTAGCCCAATGAGGCCACTTTGGTGAAACTTATCTCAGGCTCTCCAGTTTTGGAAGATTTAACCGTCTTAAGACCGTCTGCCGTTTTAGAAGTGTGCTCACAGAGACTGAAGAGAGTCTATATAAATCAGCCTTTTTCAAAATGGAGTGGTTATTGATGCTCCTATACTCCAGTTTTTGATGATTAAGTGTTACTTAACGAAGAATTTGAAGATAATCAATATAGGTTTCACTGCCAAGGTAGATATTGATATCTCCTTAGGTACGAGCTATGATTTAGATGCTAATGGTTCATCCAAGAAAAGCATGGTTTGCAATTTCTTCGCCAGTATTTCAAGGACCAGATGTCTAGCCATTAGTCGTATTACTGTTAAGGTATATATACATTTGCAAATATCCGAGTACATAAAAATTCTCTCCATAAGTTTTTTTTTTGTTTCATTAATTAATGCTGTCTCTTACATTTGCTATCAGGTCATCAAGAAATTAGAACCTCAGCTCCAATTTCCTTACCTATCCCAATTTAGCGCTAGCTTTTCTGTGTTCGATCTGAAAGTATTGCCAATAATTCTTTGGAGCTGCCCAAAGCTAAAATCTCTCATCTTGGTGAAGAATAGCTCTAACCTCTTTTATAATATTGTTTTTGAAGATTGTATATATGCATCTACTTAACTTGTTTTCCTTTGTTTTTTCTTACTCTCACAGGACTTGGTTGATCGTCCTAGGGATAATGGAGAGCCAAAGGTGATGTTTTCATCCGTGCCTCCTTGTTTGATATCATCGCTTAAGTTTGCTGAATTGAAAAGTCCGATTTTGGGGTATGAAGGAGAAATAGAGTTAGTAAGATACTTCCTGAAGAATTCAAGAGTCCTGGAGAAACTGAGTCTAAGGTTTGAGAACCATAATAGGAAAAAAGCAAAGTCTGTCATTCTCCAGGAACTCCTTGCAATACCAAGATGCTCTAGCACTTGTGAAGTTGTTTTTCTTTGATTGGCAAAGAACATTGTTTAACATGTGAGGTTGTTTAACCTTTCTTATGTCTCTTTATAACTGCTCTCGTGTAATAACAATTTCTGTTTCGACTTTTATTTGATATTTTATGAAACAAAGTATTGTCTTCTATGTGTCTGTAAAACAACTTTTTAAATCGAACTGGGTTTTCATATTTGAGCTTGTTTTTCCATCAAATCTGATTTAGTATGTTGTGTACCTGTATATGCATTTTGTTGTTTTGTTCTTGTCAATATAGTAACATCATTGTTATATTTGTATGTAAGTCATGGAAAATGTTATACTATTGCAAAATGTGTATTTGAGCATCTCACTGTAAGATGAATATGAATCAAAGAACAATACATGGAAAAACTTATGCTTGCTATGGTTTCGAGTTTTAGTTAAAACATACAACAAGCACTATTTTTTTATTTTTTATTTTTTTACGATATATAGTTTTATAGTGCACATTCAGAAACAAATTGGCCATTCTTTGTCTAAACGTTGATTTGCAGAAACAAAATGTTGAGAACAATTAATAAATAATAGGAAATTGTAAATAACAATTAATAAATCATATTAATAAAATATATGATTTCTAGGGCAGTCAAATTACGACCCACATTCATATAAATTAACTTAACCCAAACTTATTAGGGTTTCAGTTGTTGGGCTTCAGTCTAAACAAAACACACACTCGTTAGTGAGAAAGGTAAACACTCAATTTCCAGGCAAGTGTTTACATTTCCGGCAAGTGATTGCATTCCCTTCGGCCAAATAAACCAAAAGACCTTGAAGAACCCTAAGTCCCATTTGATCTAGGTTCTCTCTCTCTCTCTCCAAAAGAGCTTCAAGGAGATTTTTGATTAGTGTTGGTCGCAGATTTATGTTTTCCTATTTATCTTCACATGCATCCAGGTTGTCTCTCTAAAACTTTTGTTTTCAGTTTTGTTACGCAGACTAGTTTCTACTCCTGAAAAGACATGATTGATAGAGGGAAAACAAAACAAGCTAGTTCCAGAAGGTTGAACCGCAGTTTGAAGGAAGATATGATAAGCCAATTACCTGATCCATTGATATGTCATGTACTTTCTCTACTCTCCACAAAAGAAGCTGTTGGAACAAGCATTTTATCTACCCGATGGAGGAGTCTCTGGCTTTGGGTTCACCGTTTTGAATTGTCACATTGGGAGTTCCTAGATTTTAACGCCTTTGTGAGTTTTGGTAACAGGTATTTCGACTTAACCAGGCTTTCATGCATACACAATCTCAAGTTAACGATTGATGAAAACGAAGCATCTTATCTCACACCATGGATTGATGCCTTAGTTAAGCGTAAGATCCAACATCTATGTGTTCGCCGTACTGGAGGAGGGTCTTCTTTTCATGAGATGCCCCTAAGCCTTTATGTCTGTGAGACACTGGTATCCTTAAAACTCGTTCAACTAACCTTGGTTGATACGGAGTTTGTTTCTTTACCATGTTTGAAGACTATGCATCTATATAACAACGTGTATCCCAAAGAGACCACTTTTGAGAGACTTGTCTCATCTTGCCCTGTCCTAGAAGACTTAATGATAGACGTACTGAGGAATGATGCGAAAGTGTATCGGGTCCATTCTCGATCACTGAAGAGGCTCCGTTTGCTACGAAGTTCTTCTCTCCAGTCTGATTCTGTTCCGGGAGTTGTGATTGATGCTCCTCTACTATGCTCTTTGAGAATCAATGACGGTGTATCAAAAATGTTTATAGTAAAGGATATGGAGTGCAATGCTAAGCTAGATATCTCTTTCGACTTTGGTTTGGAGGCTTTTGACGAATCAAATGTTGCATCAATAAGTCACATACGCAATTTTCTGCCTGGGATCTCGACGGTTAGGGATATGACTATATCTGGGTTCACTTTCCAGGTATATAATATATGATACATGCTGATTTTCTATGATGAAAAGTTTCTAACACAACAATATCCACAATTATCTCTGGTTGTTTCAGATCATTCATCACTATTCCAAACTAGAACCCCTGCCTCAGTTTGACTGCATGACCCGCCTGGATGTTATAGTTTGTGCATCTATTTTACAATGGTTGCCAACTTTTCTTGAGCGCTGCCCGAATCTGACATCCCTCGAACTGGTAATGATCATCGACCTTTTTTCATACCTTTGAAGATTCCATGCATCTTCTCATTGTGTTTTAATCCTCTCTTTT
It encodes:
- the LOC106317118 gene encoding F-box/FBD/LRR-repeat protein At1g51370-like, which encodes MIKCYLTKNLKIINIGFTAKVDIDISLGTSYDLDANGSSKKSMVCNFFASISRTRCLAISRITVKVIKKLEPQLQFPYLSQFSASFSVFDLKVLPIILWSCPKLKSLILDLVDRPRDNGEPKVMFSSVPPCLISSLKFAELKSPILGYEGEIELVRYFLKNSRVLEKLSLRFENHNRKKAKSVILQELLAIPRCSSTCEVVFL
- the LOC106317365 gene encoding putative F-box/FBD/LRR-repeat protein At2g05300, with the translated sequence MIDRGKTKQASSRRLNRSLKEDMISQLPDPLICHVLSLLSTKEAVGTSILSTRWRSLWLWVHRFELSHWEFLDFNAFVSFGNRYFDLTRLSCIHNLKLTIDENEASYLTPWIDALVKRKIQHLCVRRTGGGSSFHEMPLSLYVCETLVSLKLVQLTLVDTEFVSLPCLKTMHLYNNVYPKETTFERLVSSCPVLEDLMIDVLRNDAKVYRVHSRSLKRLRLLRSSSLQSDSVPGVVIDAPLLCSLRINDGVSKMFIVKDMECNAKLDISFDFGLEAFDESNVASISHIRNFLPGISTVRDMTISGFTFQIIHHYSKLEPLPQFDCMTRLDVIVCASILQWLPTFLERCPNLTSLELELRNDEEMHPREMNQISFSSVPECLLSSLEFVDFAIWGHFPEMKLVRYLLKSSTSLKKLTLNVNHDSIDYDIFNELLKIPRRSTMCEVVVVDF